Sequence from the Candidatus Angelobacter sp. genome:
GAGGCTCGAGAGTGAAATCAGCCATCGACTGGGTTTTGAAGTGAAGTCGCAACGTCTGCAAATCACGGGTCGGTGTGAGGAATTGAAGAAACTTGGCGCCTGCAAAAAGAAGGGGTGCTAGACGTGGTCGTGCCACCGGGTCCCGCCGCGCGGCCTTCGGGTTCATGGGCGTTGCGGTTGTCCTGTCCCTCCAAGCAGTTTTGCTTTAGGAATCTTGGCGATGCACGGCACCTTGATCCGTTTCCCTGCGAGATCTTTGGTCGCCGTTAGTCTTGCGGCACCGGGACCGCACATGCCGTGAGGGAGAAGACGCCCTGTTCCCCGGGCGTTTGGACGTGCTTCGGAGGCACCGTCGCGTTTCTCGTTTCCAAATCCGGTCAACCGCGCTAGCTTCAGATCGTTTTATGGTGCTCGTCATCGACAATTACGACTCGTTCACCTACAACCTCGTGCAATATCTCGGCGAGATGAGCGCGGAACTGCAGGTGCACCGCAACGACCAGATCACTCTGCGACAACTTCACGAATTGAAGCCGGACCGCATTTTGATTTCGCCGGGGCCGTGTTCGCCGAAGGAATCCGGCCTTTCCAACGACATCATTCGCGAGTTTGGAAAGACCACACCGACGTTCGGCGTCTGTCTCGGGCATCAATGCATCGGCCACACGTTCGGCGCTTCGGTGGTGGTGAACTATCGAATGATGCATGGCAAGACGTCACCGATCCGGCACAATGGAAAGGACCTGTTTGAGGGGATGCCGAATCCGTTCAACGCGACTCGCTATCATTCGCTCGTCATCCAACGCGATACGCTGCCGGATTTTCTGGAGGTGACAGCCGAGACGGACGAGGGGGAAATCATGGGAATCAAGCACCGCGATTATCCGATCTGGGGCGTACAGTTTCACCCGGAGAGCATCCTGACGGAGAACGGGCGGACGATTTTAAGAAATTTTTTGCAGTTGAAGGCGCCGAAGAGTTAAGGCGTTTCCGGCTTCCGAAAAAACTGTCATGCGTGCCATCTTCAGATTACTCGCAGTCATTGTTTGTACCTCCTTGCTGCGGGCGGGAGACAACTGGCCGCAATTCCGCGGGCCAGACGGCGATGGCCATTCCGATTCGGCCGGTCTTCCGCTCAATTGGAGCGAAACGGAGAACGTAAAGTGGAAGACGGCGATTCATGG
This genomic interval carries:
- a CDS encoding aminodeoxychorismate/anthranilate synthase component II; translation: MVLVIDNYDSFTYNLVQYLGEMSAELQVHRNDQITLRQLHELKPDRILISPGPCSPKESGLSNDIIREFGKTTPTFGVCLGHQCIGHTFGASVVVNYRMMHGKTSPIRHNGKDLFEGMPNPFNATRYHSLVIQRDTLPDFLEVTAETDEGEIMGIKHRDYPIWGVQFHPESILTENGRTILRNFLQLKAPKS